In the genome of Quercus robur chromosome 3, dhQueRobu3.1, whole genome shotgun sequence, one region contains:
- the LOC126718531 gene encoding uncharacterized protein LOC126718531, which yields MQHDEVIWQVIRHNHCSFMSKITTGNFCRNPYNVTGICNRSSCPLANSRYATIRDHDGVFYLYMKTIERAHMPNKLWERVKLPRNYEKALEIIDKHLMYWQKTLVHKTKQRLTKMTQMRIRMRKLALKTREKIMTTPRKEKKREARREEKAEKAAALDKSIEKELLERLQKGVYGDIYNYPVKEYNKVLDIEEGQAASEDEDEMEPEIEYVEGYEDLDIEDDIEDFGGLAIARSRRDNDNVGMDSDDEKVEPVAGKRLRKETASASRKLEKDGHDGKSKKRARVLVEVEHGDADEREKVIH from the exons ATGCAGCACGATGAGGTCATATGGCAGGTTATCAGGCACAACCACTGCAGTTTCATGTCCAA AATTACAACTGGAAATTTCTGTAGAAATCCCTATAACGTGACCGGAATTTGTAACCGGAGCTCATGCCCGCTTGCTAATAGTCGCTATGCCACCATTCGTGACCATGATG GAGTCTTCTATCTTTATATGAAAACTATAGAAAGAGCTCATATGCCAAACAAATTGTGGGAGAGAGTTAAGTTGCCCAGAAATTATGAGAAGGCACTTGAGATTATAGACAAACATCTG ATGTATTGGCAGAAGACTCTTGTGCACAAAACAAAGCAACGATTGACCAAGATGACTCAAATGCGGATACGCATGAGGAAGCTTGCTTTGAAAACAAG GGAGAAAATAATGACAACGCCAaggaaggagaaaaaaagagaggctaGAAGAGAGGAAAAGGCTGAAAAGGCAGCAGCACTGGATAAG AGTATTGAAAAAGAACTGTTAGAACGCCTTCAGAAAGGAGTTTATGGTGACATATACAACTATCCTGTTAAAGAATACAATAAAGTTCTTGATATAGAAGAGGGTCAGGCTGCtagtgaagatgaagatgagatG GAGCCTGAGATAGAATATGTTGAGGGTTATGAAGATCTTGATATAGAAGATGATATAGAAGATTTTGGTGGTCTTGCAATTGCTCGGTCTCGGAGGGACAATGACAATG TTGGGATGGATAGTGATGATGAAAAGGTTGAACCGGTTGCTGGAAAGAGATTGAGGAAGGAAACTGCCTCAGCTTCGAGAAAGCTTGAGAAAGATGGACATGATGGCAAATCGAAGAAGAGAGCAAGGGTGCTTGTTGAG GTTGAGCATGGAGACGCTGATGAAAGAGAAAAGGTTATCCACTGA